From Brevundimonas vesicularis:
CGCGTCCGAGCTGGAAGAACTAGCCTTCACCCATCTGAACCCGACGGCCAAGACCGCCATCGAGCGGCGGCTGGAGGCGTTGAAGCTGGAGCATGGTCGCGCCATCGACGGCGTGGCGAGCGAGGTCGAGCGCGTCCTGTCCGAGGCGGGCCTGAAGGCCAGTGTCTATGGCCGGCAGAAGACGCCCTATTCGATCTGGCGCAAACTGCAGCGCAAGTCGGTCGGCTTTTCGTCCCTGTCCGACATCTACGGCTTCCGCGTGATCGTCGAGGCGGAGGACGACTGCTACCGCGCACTGGGCGTGATCCACCGCGAATGGCCGATGGTGCCCGAGCGGTTCAAGGATTTCATCTCGACGCCCAAGTCGAACAACTATCGCTCGCTGCACACGACCGTCGTCGGCCCCCGGGGCCTGCGGATCGAGATGCAGATCCGCACCGAGGACATGGACCGGATCGCCGAGGACGGGGTCGCCGCCCACTGGCGCTACAAGAACCATTCCTATGGCTTCGACCGTGAGGCGATGGAACAGGGCGGCGGGCGTGACCCGCTTCAGAACCTGCGTCACCTGGTTCAGGTGATCGAGCACGGCGAGGGCGGCGAAGACTGGGTCGAGCACGCCAAGCTCGAAATGTATCTGGACCAGGTTTTCGTCTTCACGCCGAAGGGGCAACTCGTCACCCTGCCGCGCGGGGGAATGCCTCTGGACTTCGCCTATGCCGTCCACACCGAGGTCGGGGATACGGCCGTCGGGGTCAAGGTCAACGGCGAGCTGAAGCCCATGCGGACGCCGCTCCAGAACGGCGACGTGGTCGAGATCATTCGCGGCTCCAAGCGCGAAGTGCCTGCCGACTGGCGCAGTTTGACGGTGACGGGCCGGGCCCGCTCGGCCATTCGCCGCCATATCCGCACCTCCGAGCGTGAAGAGTTCATCAAGCTGGGCCGCGTCGCGCTGGATCAGACCCTGGGCCGGGTCGACAAGACCCTGACCGACGTGTCGCTGAAGCCGGTTCTGGAGTTGCTGGCGGTCGCGAGCGACGACGATCTGTTCGAAGGCTTGGGTCGCGGGCGGTTGTCGCCGACGACGGCGGCCGAAATCCTGTTCCCCGCGCTGAAGGGTCGGCTGAAGGCCGGACCCGAGAAGCAGCGCATCGAGGGCGAGAAGGCGCGGCTGTTCGTGCGCGGCGGCGGGCTGACGCCCGGCGTTTCGGTGCATTTTGGTCAATGCTGCACGCCCGTTCCGGGCGACCGGATCGTGGGCATTCTGGAGCCGGAAGCTGGCCTGACCGTCCACACCATTGATTGCCAGACCCTGGCCGCCTTCGCCGATGACGATTCGGTGTGGCATGACCTGCAATGGACGCCTCAGGCCGAAACGGACGCGGTCGCCGCCGCCCGGATTCGCGCGACGATCCGCAATGCGCCGGGCGTGCTGGGTCAGGTCACCACTTTGATCGGCGAGGCCGGCGGCAACATCATTAACCTGTCGATGGCGCACCGTCAGCAGGATTTCTTCGACGTGGACGTGGATGTCGAGGTCGAAGACGCCAAGCACGCCACCACGATCATGGCGGCGCTGAGGGCCAATCCGTCGGTCGATTCCGTCGAGCGCGCGCGCGGCGAATGAGCGACCCGGTAAAGCCGAACGCGGCGCAGATGGCTTCGCCGTCCTATCGCATGGCGGCGATGGATCAGGACTTCCTGCTGGGCGATTCGATGCGCGGCGTGCGGTTCCTGATGGAATACGCCAAGCCTGAGGAGGCGTTGAGGGCCTGGGGCGTGCGCTCGACCCTCGTCGTGTTCGGCAGCGCGCGCGTCCGTGAAGGGCACCGTTGGTATGAAGAGGCGCGCGCCTTTGGTCGACTGGCGTCCGAGCGGGGCGGGGCCTTGAGAGGTCGCGTCGGCGAACCCCGCGACAATGTCATCGCCACCGGCGGCGGCCCGGGGATCATGGAAGCGGCCAACCGCGGAGCCGTGGACGCGGGCGCGCCGTCGGTCGGTTTCAACATCACTCTGCCGCATGAGCAGGAGCCGAACGCCTACTCGACGCCGGAGCTGACGTTCCGTTTCCACTATTTCGCGATGCGGAAGATGCATCTGGCGATGCGCGCCAATGCGTTGGTGGTGTTTCCCGGCGGCTTCGGCACCTTCGACGAGATGTTCGAGATGCTGACCTTGCGCCAGACGAAGAAGGCGCCGCCGGTTCCGGTCGTTCTGGTGGACAAGGCCTACTGGACCTCGGTGATCGGTTTCGACGCCCTGGTAGAACATGGAATGATCGCCGCGTCTGACCTGGACCTGATCGGTTTCGCCGAGGACGCGGAGGGCGTCTGGGCCGAACTGCTCGCGCGCGGGCTTCGGCCGAACGAAAACATCGAATGAAGCGTCGCCGCAGGGTTCATCCGCGCGCGATCCGGGTCTAGAACCCTGTGATGAACACTGAAGACGTCCTCAACGAGTTTCGTGGCGCCGGCGCCCTGCGCGAAGGCCATTTCGTCCTGTCGTCGGGTCTGCACAGCCCGGTCTTCCTGCAGAAAAACCTGGTCTTCATGGACGGCGCGCGCTGCGAGCGGTTGTGCAAGGCGCTGGCGGACAAGATCACGGCCACGGTCGGCCCGGTCGATGTCGCCATATCGCCGGCTGTAGGCGGCATCATCCCCGGTTACGAGACGGCCAAACACCTGAAGGTCCGTTCGATGTATGTCGAGCGCGAAGGCGGTTCGTTCAAACTGCGTCGCGGCTTCTCGGTCGAGCCGGGTGAGAAGGTCGTCATGGTCGAGGATATCGTCACGACCGGCCTGTCGTCGCGCGAATGCATCGCCGCCATCCAGGCCGCCGGTGGCGAGGTGATCGCCGCCGCCTGTATCGTCGATCGGTCGGGCGGCAAGGCGGATGTGGGCGTGCCGCTGATCGC
This genomic window contains:
- a CDS encoding TIGR00730 family Rossman fold protein, which produces MSDPVKPNAAQMASPSYRMAAMDQDFLLGDSMRGVRFLMEYAKPEEALRAWGVRSTLVVFGSARVREGHRWYEEARAFGRLASERGGALRGRVGEPRDNVIATGGGPGIMEAANRGAVDAGAPSVGFNITLPHEQEPNAYSTPELTFRFHYFAMRKMHLAMRANALVVFPGGFGTFDEMFEMLTLRQTKKAPPVPVVLVDKAYWTSVIGFDALVEHGMIAASDLDLIGFAEDAEGVWAELLARGLRPNENIE
- the pyrE gene encoding orotate phosphoribosyltransferase, with protein sequence MNTEDVLNEFRGAGALREGHFVLSSGLHSPVFLQKNLVFMDGARCERLCKALADKITATVGPVDVAISPAVGGIIPGYETAKHLKVRSMYVEREGGSFKLRRGFSVEPGEKVVMVEDIVTTGLSSRECIAAIQAAGGEVIAAACIVDRSGGKADVGVPLIALASLDVPAYPADALPPELAALPVEDPGSRRLSK
- a CDS encoding RelA/SpoT family protein; the encoded protein is MKMHGSQLRASGDPYFAHPIQVAGILTDYKLDTATIVTALLHDVVEDTTATRDDIAGMFGEEVAVLVEGVTKLSRLELQAEHTRQAENLRKFILAISRDVRVLLVKLADRLHNMRTLQFVKPEKRERISRETLEVYAPLGRSIGIHSIASELEELAFTHLNPTAKTAIERRLEALKLEHGRAIDGVASEVERVLSEAGLKASVYGRQKTPYSIWRKLQRKSVGFSSLSDIYGFRVIVEAEDDCYRALGVIHREWPMVPERFKDFISTPKSNNYRSLHTTVVGPRGLRIEMQIRTEDMDRIAEDGVAAHWRYKNHSYGFDREAMEQGGGRDPLQNLRHLVQVIEHGEGGEDWVEHAKLEMYLDQVFVFTPKGQLVTLPRGGMPLDFAYAVHTEVGDTAVGVKVNGELKPMRTPLQNGDVVEIIRGSKREVPADWRSLTVTGRARSAIRRHIRTSEREEFIKLGRVALDQTLGRVDKTLTDVSLKPVLELLAVASDDDLFEGLGRGRLSPTTAAEILFPALKGRLKAGPEKQRIEGEKARLFVRGGGLTPGVSVHFGQCCTPVPGDRIVGILEPEAGLTVHTIDCQTLAAFADDDSVWHDLQWTPQAETDAVAAARIRATIRNAPGVLGQVTTLIGEAGGNIINLSMAHRQQDFFDVDVDVEVEDAKHATTIMAALRANPSVDSVERARGE